In Flavobacterium sp. GSB-24, the genomic window ATGACTTCAACATTGGCGTAAGCTTAGAGTAGCCATAATTTCTAGGGTCAAATTCAGGTTTTTTCTTCACAACCAAGTTTCCTACATCTCCTAAAAATGCCCATCCGTCATCATCTTCAAGATCTTCGATTGTAGCTTCTATAAGTTCTATAGTTTGTTTGTCAACTTTATGGAGTGCTTTTTCAGCTGGTTTCTCAACTGGCTTTTTAGTGTCGGCAGCAGCATGAGTTTTTGGTTTTTTCTTCTGAATTGCACCGTCCAAAACTTCAATGTAGATAAATCTGTCGCAGGCAACAATAAACGAACTTGGAGTTTTCTTTTCGCCAATACCAATTACTTTCATTCCGGATTCTCGCAAACGAATTGCCAGACGCGTAAAATCGCTGTCACTCGAAACAATGCAGAAACCGTCTAACTTTCCTGAATATAAAAGATCCATAGCATCAATAATCAATGCTGAATCTGAAGAGTTTTTACCAACTGTATAACTATATTGCTGAATAGGAGTGATGGCATGTTCTAATAAAACACCTTTCCATCCGTTAGCATTTGGTTTTGTCCAATCGGCATAAATCCTTTTAGTGGTTGGAGTTCCCAGCTTTGCGATTTCTTCCATCATACCTTTTACATTGCTGTAAGGCACATTGTCCGCATCAATAAGAACAGCCAGTTTTAAATCTTTTGAGTTGCTTAAAGGCATTATTTCAATATTAGAAAATTAAGGATTCTCAAAGTTAAAATTAAAATTGGTTTTTATAAGAATCGAATGATGAATTAGTGATTTTATTAACACTAATTATTTTCATTATAAATAATGTTTGTAGAGTTAAAAATGAATTAAAGATACGGTTGTCTTTTGTTTTATGTCTATCTATATTTGTGTTGGTTTTAATTGAAAAATTCATGCTTTTAAAGAGTGTGAGCAGAGAATTAGAACTTTAATTTTATAAAGAATAAACCTTTAAAAGAACTCCGCTCGGAATAATATATTGAATACAAACAATAACATTTATAAATTATCTTAAAATGAATACAAAAACAAAATTTTCAATAATGATCCTAATGGGATTTTTAGTAATAACTTCTTGTGGAAAAAAAGAAACAACTCCAGCTGACCAGACTGAAAAAAGTGAATCATCAACAGAAGGAGAAGCGGCACCAGTAACATCAACAGAAGAAAATGTATTAATTATTGAAGGAAATGACCAAATGCAGTTCAACACAAATGAATTACATGCTGTTGCCGGAAAACCAATTAAATTGACTTTAAAGCATGTTGGAAAAATTCCAAAAGAGGCAATGGGACATAATTTAGTAATATTGAAAGAAGGAACAGATGAAGCTGCTTTTGCGCTTAAAGCGAATGATGCAGCGGCGACTGATTATATCCCTGAATCTGAAAAAGCTTCGATTATTGCTCACACTAAATTGTTAGGAGGCGGAGAAGAAGACACAATCGAATTTACAATTGATAAGAAAGGAACATACAAATATATTTGCTCTTTCCCTGGCCATGTGGCTATGATGAAAGGTGTACTAATTGTAGAGTAAGCTATTCCTGAATCTTTTTACGGAATTAGTTCTTATGAAATCTGTATAAGTGATTTTGAGGTTAAATCTTGTTAAAATCTTACCGCAGAAAATTTTAAATAAAAATAAATGACACTCTGAATTTTAGAATAATAATGATTATTTTTGCTCGCTGATTAAGTTAAAAAAATTACTACACTATATTATGGTAAAAGATTTATTCGAAAGAATTCAGGACAATAAGGGACCTTTAGGAAAATGGGCTTCTCAAGCAGAGGGCTATTATGTTTTCCCAAAGTTAGAAGGAGAGTTGGGTCCTAGAATGACATTTCATGGAAAAAATATTTTAAACTGGAGTTTAAATGATTATTTAGGTCTAGCAAATCATCCAGAAGTTCGTAAGGCAGATACAGATGCAGCAGCTCAGTTTGGTGCGGCTTATCCGATGGGAGCTCGTATGATGTCTGGACACACTACGTACCACGAACAATTAGAAAATGAATTGGCTGCTTTTGTAATGAAAGAATCTGCTTATTTATTGAATTTTGGTTACCAAGGAATGGTTTCTATCATTGATGCTTTGGTTACTAAAAATGATATCATTGTTTATGACGTTGATTCACATGCTTGTATCATTGATGGTGTTCGTTTGCACATGGGTAAGCGTTTCACATACAAACACAATGATCTTGAAAGTATGGAGAAAAACTTGCAGCGTGCTACTAAAATGGCCGAAGAAACAGGCGGAGGTATTTTATTTATTACCGAAGGTGTTTTTGGAATGCGTGGACAGCAAGGAAAACTAAAAGAAATTGTTGCCTTAAAGCAAAAATACAATTTCCGTTTATTGGTAGATGATGCACACGGTTTTGGTACACTTGGTAAAACAGGTGCTGGAGCAGGTGAGGAGCAGGGAGTTCAAGACGATATTGATGTTTACTTCTCTACTTTTGCAAAATCTATGGCTAATATCGGTGCTTTTGTAGCGGCTGATAAAACAGTTATTGATTATTTAAAATACAATTTACGTTCTCAAATGTTTGCAAAAGCGTTACCAATGATCCAGACACTTGGTTCTTTGAAACGTTTAGAATTATTGCGTAATTCTTCTGAAATTAAAGATAAACTTTGGGAAAATGTAAATGCATTACAAAGCGGTCTTAAAGAAAAAGGATTTAATATTGGAGATACAAACACTTGTATTACACCAGTTTACCTAGAAGGAAGTATTCCTGAAGCAATGGTAATGGTAAACGATTTAAGAGAAAACTACGGTATTTTCCTCTCTATTGTTGTTTATCCAGTTATTCCAAAAGGAATTATTTTGTTAAGAATGATTCCAACAGCTTCTCATACACTTGCTGATATTGAAGAAACGTTAACTGCTTTCGAAGCAATTCGTGAGAAATTGGTAAACGGAACTTATAAAGAAATTGCTGAACGTACGACTGTAGACGTTTCGTAATTACCAGAAATAGAATTTCCTTAGGTGGGAATTATGTAAAAAATCCATTCGTTATGCGAATGGATTTTTTTTATTTTAAGGTAACTTTATATCATAATCACAAAATAAAAATAACAATTATGAAAAAAGTATTAATACTAACAACCCTTATTTTGACGGTTCTTGTATCTTGTAAAAAAGAAACTACAACGACAGAGCCAGTACAAATAGCACCAAGCCCGCCAAAAGAAGCAGAGATTGTAGAACCAGCTGGTGATCAATGCTATGCGTGGAGAGCTAATGGAAGTATTATTGAAATGAGTTTTAATGTAAACTCACATCAAGAAGTAAACGGGAAACTAAGCTACAACTTAGTAGGAAAAGATAAAAATGAAGGAACATTGATAGGTAATATGAAAGGCGATACTTTAATTGCCGATTATACCTTTAGTTCTGAAGGAGTTTCATCTGTTAGAGAGGTTGCTTTTTTACAAAAAGATGGTGCTTTTATTGAAGGATACGGCGATGTAATAACAGCAAACGATAAAGTTTCTTTTAAAGATAAATCAAAATTAAAATTTGACGCAAAAAATACATTGACAAAAGTAGATTGTAAAGTAGAGTAAGTAAACAAGAGTGCTTTAATGTAAAAATCCATTCGTTTGGGGGCGAATGGATTTTTTTTATTGTAATTAGGATTAGTCTTTAGTCTTAAGTTTGTCTATATAATCGCTCGAATTTCCGTTCCAATAACACTTTGAGCAACGATGATTATTAAATTCGTGTTTACAATTTTTATAACCATACAATTGATGAGCACATTCAGGACATAAATTCTTCATTTGAGATGATTTTTCGTAAAATTCACTTTTACATTCTTCACAAATTTTTATTGAATACTTATCTAAAACCATATTGTGCTAAACTGAACACTTAAAACTGCGACTGAAAACTAATTAAAGATTCTTCAAATAAGTCTTTCTCTGACAGTGAATAACTGGATCAAAGTTTTTCCAAAGCAAATGAATCGCATTGTTCTCTAATAACTCTGGAGTTCTAATACAATTACGAATTCCTTTTTCTGAAAATGTTTTATAATATTCATCAAAAATAATTGCCGTTACCCCCTTGTTTTGATAATCAGGATGAACTCCGATTAGGTAAAAAACAACATCTTTACTATGCTTTTTGGCTTTCAATAATTGTAAAAAACCAAACGGAAATAATTTACCTTTTATTTTTTGTAACGCTTCTGTAAAACTTGGCATTACAATACTAAAGGCCACTAAATTGTCATCTTTGTCAACAACGAATTTGATATATTCCGGATTGATAAAACTGATATATTTCTTTTTAAAATATTCTTTTTGAACGTCTGAAATTGCTACAAACGATGCAAGGTTGGCATATGTTTCATTAAACAAATCAAACATTTTGTCTACGTGAGGCATAATGTCTTTTGTCTTAGTAAAATTAAGTGCTCGCAGTTCGTAACGTTTTTTAATTAAAGCCTGTGCTTTTAAGAAAAACTCCGGTTTTACATTCGAAAAAGGAAATATACTCTCGATATATTGTTTCTCAACTTGAAAACCTAATTGCTCTAAATGAGTTACATAATAAGGATGATTGTACCAGGTAATCATTGTTCCTACTTGATCGTAACCTTCTGTCAGAAGGCCAACCTTGTCGAGATTAGAAAACCCCATTGGGCCTTCTGCATGTTCTAAATTATGACTTCTTCCTAATTCAAAAACCTTTTCAAGCAAAGCTTTTGTTACTTCAATATCATCAATTACATCAAACCAGCCGAAACGTACTTTTCTCTTATGCTGATTGTTAACTTCAGACCAATTGATAATAGCAGTGATACGACCAACAATTTTATTGTCTTTGTAAGCCAAATAAAAATAAGCTTCAGCATTGTCAAAAGCTGGATTTTTGGTTTTATCAAAAGATTCCAATTCGTCTGCAATAATTGGTGGTACCCAATA contains:
- a CDS encoding NYN domain-containing protein, yielding MPLSNSKDLKLAVLIDADNVPYSNVKGMMEEIAKLGTPTTKRIYADWTKPNANGWKGVLLEHAITPIQQYSYTVGKNSSDSALIIDAMDLLYSGKLDGFCIVSSDSDFTRLAIRLRESGMKVIGIGEKKTPSSFIVACDRFIYIEVLDGAIQKKKPKTHAAADTKKPVEKPAEKALHKVDKQTIELIEATIEDLEDDDGWAFLGDVGNLVVKKKPEFDPRNYGYSKLTPMLKSLTDILEIDERESDKKGIKHVYVRLRFN
- a CDS encoding aminotransferase class I/II-fold pyridoxal phosphate-dependent enzyme; the encoded protein is MVKDLFERIQDNKGPLGKWASQAEGYYVFPKLEGELGPRMTFHGKNILNWSLNDYLGLANHPEVRKADTDAAAQFGAAYPMGARMMSGHTTYHEQLENELAAFVMKESAYLLNFGYQGMVSIIDALVTKNDIIVYDVDSHACIIDGVRLHMGKRFTYKHNDLESMEKNLQRATKMAEETGGGILFITEGVFGMRGQQGKLKEIVALKQKYNFRLLVDDAHGFGTLGKTGAGAGEEQGVQDDIDVYFSTFAKSMANIGAFVAADKTVIDYLKYNLRSQMFAKALPMIQTLGSLKRLELLRNSSEIKDKLWENVNALQSGLKEKGFNIGDTNTCITPVYLEGSIPEAMVMVNDLRENYGIFLSIVVYPVIPKGIILLRMIPTASHTLADIEETLTAFEAIREKLVNGTYKEIAERTTVDVS
- the azu gene encoding azurin; translated protein: MNTKTKFSIMILMGFLVITSCGKKETTPADQTEKSESSTEGEAAPVTSTEENVLIIEGNDQMQFNTNELHAVAGKPIKLTLKHVGKIPKEAMGHNLVILKEGTDEAAFALKANDAAATDYIPESEKASIIAHTKLLGGGEEDTIEFTIDKKGTYKYICSFPGHVAMMKGVLIVE